Proteins encoded within one genomic window of Glycine soja cultivar W05 chromosome 1, ASM419377v2, whole genome shotgun sequence:
- the LOC114405283 gene encoding protein DETOXIFICATION 53-like has product MQLKEELQSLAKVACPIIMTSLMMYSRSAVSMLFLGRQGKVELAGGSLALGFANITANSVLKGLTMGMDPICCQAYGAKRWSVLNQTFLRTLCLLLLVAIPISILWLNMEPILQMLGQDPEVTKVAQVYMVFSIPELLAQAHLNPLRSFLRTQGLTTPVTIAASCAALLHLPINYFLATYLNLGVKGIALATGLNSINMTLGLLLYILFSKKPLKPWQGATLLSAFHGWKPLLSLALPSCISVCLEWWWYEIMLFLCGLLSNPQATVATMGILIQTLGFLYVFPFSLSIALTTRIGHSLGAGQASKAQSTAIIGFLTAFTLGLTAFILLFLVRKSWGKLFTNETQIVELVTTILPILGLCEVSNWPQTVSCGILSGTARPYLGARINLCAFYLVGLPVSVFATFIYKYELVGLWSGMVAAQASCLCMMVYTLIQTDWEQQCKRAVELAQKTTERENKNDDEESGLLGSDQ; this is encoded by the coding sequence ATGCAGTTGAAAGAAGAGTTGCAATCTCttgcaaaggttgcatgtcccATAATAATGACTAGCCTAATGATGTACTCTCGATCTGCTGTGTCCATGTTGTTCTTGGGTCGGCAAGGGAAAGTAGAGCTAGCAGGAGGCTCACTAGCACTTGGATTTGCCAACATCACAGCCAATTCAGTCCTCAAAGGCCTCACTATGGGAATGGACCCAATTTGTTGCCAAGCATATGGAGCCAAGAGATGGTCAGTTCTCAACCAAACCTTTCTCAGAACTCTGTGTCTCCTCCTACTTGTTGCCATaccaatttcaattttatggCTAAACATGGAACCAATCCTTCAGATGCTAGGTCAAGACCCTGAAGTCACAAAAGTTGCCCAAGTTTACATGGTCTTCTCTATTCCAGAGTTGCTAGCTCAGGCTCATCTCAATCCATTGAGGTCCTTCCTTAGAACTCAAGGCTTAACCACCCCAGTTACTATAGCTGCTTCTTGTGCAGCACTCTTGCACCTTCCCATCAACTATTTCTTGGCCACATACTTAAACTTGGGAGTAAAGGGTATTGCATTAGCCACTGGTTTGAACTCAATAAACATGACTTTGGGTTTGTTGCTCTATATTTTGTTCTCAAAGAAACCACTGAAGCCTTGGCAAGGTGCTACACTTCTCTCAGCCTTTCATGGATGGAAACCATTGCTGAGTTTGGCATTGCCTAGTTGCATCTCAGTGTGCTTGGAGTGGTGGTGGTATGAGATAATGCTCTTTCTGTGTGGCCTGTTGAGCAATCCACAAGCCACAGTTGCTACCATGGGGATCCTCATTCAAACACTAGGGTTCTTGTATGTGTTCCCATTCTCACTAAGCATAGCCTTGACAACAAGAATTGGTCACTCTTTAGGTGCAGGGCAAGCATCCAAGGCCCAAAGCACAGCCATAATAGGGTTTCTCACAGCATTCACCTTGGGCCTCACTGCCTTCATTTTGCTGTTTCTTGTGAGGAAATCATGGGGGAAACTTTTCACTAATGAGACACAAATTGTTGAGCTGGTCACAACCATACTTCCCATTCTAGGCTTGTGTGAGGTTAGCAATTGGCCTCAAACAGTTTCATGTGGGATTTTGTCAGGCACTGCTAGGCCTTATTTGGGTGCCAGAATAAACTTGTGTGCATTTTATCTAGTTGGATTGCCAGTTTCTGTTTTTGCTacattcatatataaatatgaattgGTGGGTTTGTGGTCTGGAATGGTGGCTGCACAGGCTTCATGTCTTTGTATGATGGTTTACACATTGATTCAAACAGATTGGGAGCAGCAATGTAAGAGGGCAGTGGAGCTAGCTCAGAAAACAACAGAgcgggaaaataaaaatgatgatgaGGAAAGTGGGTTGCTTGGTTCTGATCAATGA